In the genome of Treponema pedis, one region contains:
- a CDS encoding SHOCT-like domain-containing protein gives MENEKLEILNMVKDGIITPEEALKLLEAIREDNVKFVFADKEEKQKAASFSVKIDSNVKNNLSDKNSDFEDKLSGNKTNKDKTANIKIMKDGVLTTNIDVGETSFSLSGKEEKNTQNVILGEIIFPDKDGNFKKVKF, from the coding sequence ATGGAAAATGAAAAACTTGAAATTTTAAATATGGTTAAAGACGGAATTATAACGCCTGAAGAAGCTTTAAAACTTTTGGAGGCAATCCGGGAGGATAACGTAAAATTCGTTTTTGCGGATAAAGAAGAAAAACAAAAGGCTGCTTCTTTTTCGGTAAAAATAGATTCAAATGTAAAAAATAATTTATCCGATAAAAATAGCGATTTTGAAGATAAATTGAGCGGCAATAAAACAAATAAAGATAAAACGGCGAATATTAAAATTATGAAAGATGGTGTCTTAACGACAAATATTGATGTAGGGGAAACTTCATTTTCGCTTAGCGGAAAAGAAGAGAAAAATACGCAAAACGTAATTTTAGGAGAAATAATTTTTCCCGATAAAGACGGTAATTTTAAAAAGGTGAAATTTTAA
- a CDS encoding PTS sugar transporter subunit IIA has product MEFKDALKPDSVDLKDVITTETVNLHLKGTTKESIIDELLDTLVKAGKVKDKAATKACVLDRERKMSTGMKHGIAIPHGKTDSVSDLVACIGIADTPVDFDSLDQEPARIFIMTLSPLDKTGPHLQFLAQISLLFKSAEKREQLLRASTPQAVIKLLVENEE; this is encoded by the coding sequence ATGGAATTTAAAGATGCATTAAAACCCGATTCTGTGGATTTAAAGGACGTAATTACAACCGAAACGGTAAATCTGCACTTAAAGGGAACAACAAAAGAATCTATTATTGATGAGTTACTTGATACGCTTGTAAAAGCCGGTAAGGTAAAAGATAAGGCTGCAACAAAGGCCTGTGTTTTGGATAGGGAACGTAAGATGTCTACGGGAATGAAGCACGGCATTGCCATTCCGCATGGAAAGACCGATTCCGTATCCGATTTGGTTGCGTGTATAGGTATTGCGGATACGCCTGTAGATTTCGATTCTCTTGACCAGGAGCCTGCGCGTATTTTTATCATGACGCTTTCGCCTCTCGATAAAACGGGTCCGCATTTACAATTTCTTGCGCAAATAAGCCTTTTATTTAAAAGTGCCGAAAAGCGTGAACAGCTGTTGCGGGCTTCTACGCCTCAAGCCGTTATTAAGCTTTTGGTCGAAAACGAAGAATAA
- a CDS encoding histidine phosphatase family protein: protein MKTVYLLRHSYTIENTGILQPYASRSSVNMQLENEKLVLSSEGEEAAKKLSMSNTFGKLDAVYSSHYIRAVSTAKYFAEKFNLKINIDERFGERKLGTDELSGLWEKQFFNPFVKNAEGESRYEVTARFNCAINDLLKTKEKNILVVSHGVAITFFIMQFCKLISVCKSDKSRHLSFRNKELINAPFKNLQAFKLIYRL from the coding sequence ATGAAAACCGTTTATTTGCTCAGGCATAGTTATACTATCGAAAATACCGGTATTTTACAACCTTATGCCTCACGTAGCTCGGTAAATATGCAGCTTGAAAATGAAAAATTGGTTTTAAGCTCTGAAGGAGAAGAGGCTGCAAAAAAACTCAGTATGAGCAACACCTTCGGAAAACTTGATGCGGTTTACTCAAGCCATTATATACGTGCCGTTTCTACGGCAAAATATTTTGCGGAAAAATTTAACCTTAAAATAAATATCGATGAGCGGTTCGGCGAGCGTAAACTTGGAACCGATGAATTATCCGGTTTATGGGAAAAGCAGTTTTTTAATCCCTTTGTTAAAAATGCTGAAGGTGAATCCCGTTACGAAGTTACGGCAAGATTTAATTGTGCAATAAATGATTTATTAAAAACGAAAGAAAAAAACATTCTGGTAGTAAGTCATGGAGTTGCCATTACTTTTTTTATTATGCAATTTTGTAAGCTCATATCCGTATGTAAGAGCGATAAAAGCAGGCATTTAAGTTTCCGAAATAAAGAGTTAATTAACGCTCCGTTTAAAAACCTTCAAGCTTTTAAACTGATATATCGGTTATAA
- a CDS encoding DUF2089 domain-containing protein, with protein MAEVMGKCPVCGGEFTVSKLHCKSCNSSLVGEFELCEFCKLTKEQKYFVKMFLKNRGNIRDMEKELGISYPTVRNKIEEINCALGISDSNGTEFDIGSILKKIKSGEMKVEKALSVLRGEDSEE; from the coding sequence ATGGCGGAAGTTATGGGCAAGTGTCCCGTATGCGGAGGGGAATTTACGGTTTCAAAACTGCATTGTAAATCGTGTAATTCAAGCCTTGTCGGAGAATTTGAACTGTGCGAGTTTTGTAAGCTGACAAAAGAACAAAAATATTTTGTAAAAATGTTTTTAAAAAACCGCGGAAATATCCGCGATATGGAAAAGGAACTCGGCATTTCTTATCCTACCGTGCGGAACAAAATTGAAGAAATAAATTGCGCTCTCGGAATATCCGATTCAAACGGAACGGAATTTGATATAGGCAGTATTTTAAAGAAAATAAAATCCGGAGAGATGAAGGTTGAGAAGGCTCTTTCCGTTTTGCGCGGAGAGGATAGCGAAGAATAA